AGGATATGATGTGTTCTTCATTTCTGTAGGGtgtgctgtgttcttcatttctGTAGGgtatgctgtgttcttcatttctGTAGGGtgtgctgtgttcttcatttctGTAGGGTGTGCTGTGTTCTTCATTCCTGTAGGGTGTGCTGTGTTCTTCATTCCTGTAGGGTATGCTGTGCTCTTCATTCCTGTAGGGTGTGCTGTGTTCTTCATTCCTGTAGGGTATGCTGTGCTCTTCATTCCTGTAGGGTATGCTGTGTTATTCATTCCTGTAGGGTATGCCGTGTTCTTAGTTTCTGTAGGGTATGCTGTGTCCTTCGTTTCTGTAGGGtgtgctgtgttcttcatttctGTAGGGTATGCTGTGCTCTTCATTCCTGTAGGGTATGCTGTGTCCTTCGTTTCTGTAGGGTATGCTGTGCTCTTCGTTTCTGTGGAGTGCAGCCCAGTCGAGAGCTTGCAGGATCACAGTGGTTGTATCTGCAGTGGTCTGgggagtgacacagtggttgtacaaGTCCACGGGCCACCAACAGAGCAGGTGGGCTGCAGTTGCTCCACAGCCTCATCagcatttgttctttcttttttcttgttaaaaTTTTGCGAAGAGGGCTGGCGAGGTAGCAGCTCTTTCATGTTTTAATGTGTATGTCTTTGCTAATGGacgtgaacatttcttcatatggttgttggcacCTGGATGCCAACTTTAGTAAATCGTTTATTCATGTCTTGTGTCCATTTGTtaattgtttctttctttcttcttctttttgtatttgttttaataGAGAATTGCAGTTCCAAAGCTCCCCCTGTGCGCCCGTGGAGCTGTGTCTGCTGCCACAGTGTGTGAATGGAACAGACCGGGGACTCCCCTCCTCCAGCCTTCAGCCACTTTCCCGTTTCCCTTCCAGGCACCCACTCTGGGACCATCTTCTTGGCCACCCGCTCCTCTTGGGACCAGCGAACACTTTCATTTTgtgtgtggtgacctccaaacccACCCATCATGAGCTTTCAGATCCGTCAGGATTGTTCCGCTGGAGCTGAGGCCGGCGTCCACCGTCTGCTCAGCCTGCACCTGCTGGCCTCCTACACCTACCTCTCTCTGGGCTGCTTTTTTGACTGTGATAATGTGGCCGTGGGGGGCAGGGGACCCTTCTTCAGAGAGCTGGCGAGGGAGCAGCATGAGGGGGACCGGCCGAACGTCTCTGGAAGCTGCAGAACCAGCACGGCGGCCACACCCTCTTCCTGGATGTGCAGAAGCCACCCCAAGATGAGTGGGGCAGAACCTGGACGCCATGGAGCTGCCCTGGCCCTGGAGAAGACCCTCAACCAGGCCCTTCCGGACCTGCATGCCATGGGGTCTGCTCACCCAGACCCCCATCTCGGTGACTTTCTGGAGAAACACTTTCTGGGTGAGGAGGTGAAACTCCTCACGGAGATGGGCGACCACCAGACCAACCTCAGCAGGCGGCCAGCCCCCGAGCCGGGTGGGGCGAGGATTCCATtgagagccccccccccacctcagacATAGGAGCCTGTGGTGCCCACCCACCGGTGAGGGTCCCTCTGCCTTCCCTGCCGGCCTTAGCCCTCTGTCCCAACCTGCACCGCCAGCCGCAGCACCATGGCCCTGCAGCCCCTCTGCAAGCTGGAgaccaaatggaaacaataaagcttcc
This window of the Tenrec ecaudatus isolate mTenEca1 chromosome 10, mTenEca1.hap1, whole genome shotgun sequence genome carries:
- the LOC142458720 gene encoding ferritin light chain-like yields the protein MSFQIRQDCSAGAEAGVHRLLSLHLLASYTYLSLGCFFDCDNVAVGGRGPFFRELAREQHEGDRPNVSGSCRTSTAATPSSWMCRSHPKMSGAEPGRHGAALALEKTLNQALPDLHAMGSAHPDPHLGDFLEKHFLGEEVKLLTEMGDHQTNLSRRPAPEPGGARIPLRAPPPPQT